TACCTCGAGGGAAGAGGAGTGGTCTGTGGCCACTGGCAGCCGTATGTGCAGCCTGAGAATGGAgcaaacaaggaaagaaagaaaacaggcaggagacagagaaagatggCTCTTCTGCCCTGGATACAGCCGTGCCTGCAGGCAGTCCTGCCTCAGCGTGGTTCATATGTAAGAGCCAACATTCCATTTACTGCTGaagctgtgtgtgcatgtgtgtgtctgtgtaagaCCTTCTATTATTTCATGCTAAGAGTCCCAGGGGATGCATTTTGCACACTTGAGAGGCTGAAGCTGTAATGAATGTGTGCCCCATCACCTGGCAACACTTTCTGCCTGGGTTCTGCGGGCACTCAGCCTCGGGGACAGCTCAGATTCAGGAAGATGGTTcgcctttccctctgctcatttcTGCAGCCCCAGAAGAAATGACCTCTAGACAACTTGGACTCTGCAGTCATCTTTTGAAAGGAATGTCCTTTATTATGCGAGGAGGGACCATagcagggggctggggagtgTGTGGCTGCCCTggcagggagtgggggcaggCTGGACAGGGCCGCACATGGAAGCGCAGGTGGGTGTTGTTGCTGGGATCACCTGGAGGGTTCGCAGAGAGGGACGCAGAGCTGAGTACGGTGTCCCCGAGCCTACAGGTCTGAGTCCTCAGGCAGGTGAGATCCTGCTGCTTGGCTCTCTGTGCACAGGGTGGCAGAGGATGGGGGGTAGTTCTGGGCTCTGAAGGCAGCTCAGGGACCAGGGTAGAGGCTCCATCCACCTCCAGGGCCCCTGGAGAAGCCCTGCGGGGTGCAGCTCCAGGCGCCACCACTCACCTGCGTGGGCTGAGGCCCTAGTCTCTGGAACCCTGGCAGCGATCTGAGGGGCACAGTGACCAGGAGTGAGTGcctgcctggccccagcctgCTGGGTAGCCGCTGACCTGAGGGGAcccaaggggtgggggtgggccggAGGGCAGCGGGCCTCACCTTCAGCGCTCAGAACCACAATCTGGTCCTTGTGCAGACCGATGTCTTCACATACGGATTTGAATGCCGGCAGGAAGTCCTGCTGCCTGCTGAGGTCCCGGACTGCAGGGGAACATGGGGGTGGGGATAGGGGCACCAGAGTAGGGCCTTGGCCCCAGGGGGTGTCGGGGGACCAGGCTCTTGGGGACTGAGAGGAGAGGCCATGTGTCATGGAAAATTGGGACTGATGTGGGGAGAGACTCCTTCTCTTGGGATGACATAAGATGAAGTGACTGTCCCCTCCCCCGCTGCCCAGAAAGGTGTGGAGGTGGAGCCCCGGTCATGGGATGGTCCTGGTGAGGGGGCCATGTGAGCCAGTGTGTACAGGTGTGAGCAGgcgcctggggctgcaggggtgaGGCTGAGCAGGAGTGTGGCTGTGGCTGGAACCTTTGGCCGGGGTCTGGTCCCAACCTCTCCAGACCTAGTTAGCCCGCTACTGCTGCGGGGGCCATAGGCCCATATCCAGTGTGAGGGGTGGACCTGAGTCCAGCCAGTCTGGATGGCTCTGGAAGGGTCCACACATACCCATCAGGTGAGCCACCAGGCTGGTGTCATCGTTGTACTGGTTGATCATGTAGAGAATCAGGTAGCTCTTGGGGTCTACCTCTGCCAGGTACAGGTCATTGTGTCCCCAGTCTGTGGAGGATAGTGGGGCTGACACAGGCTGGGAGATGGATGGCCAacccggggcgggggggatgaTTGCAGGCCCACCTGGGAGGGACACCCGTCCACTTTCTGTGGGGGTGGTGCCCTATGTCCTGCCTGGtcttgggggacctgggtgtGGAAGTGGGCTCTGTCCTCTGAGAGGAGCTGCCTGTACCCTGCCGGGCTGGGGGCCTGAGTCTAGATGCCTACCTGACCCCCAGGCGTGGAGCTGCCCGGTCCTTGCCGCAGGGCTCTAAGCCCAGGAGCCCTACCTCTCGGTGGGGCCATGACCTCGGGGAGCCTACTGCCTGCACATACTTACACTCCAGGTCAAATTTGTTGCTGGTGGCAGTCTTGAATGCAGTGAGGGAGACTTTCTCGCACTGGCCGTCCTGCCTGCAGACAGAGGTGGGTGAGCTTACTGTGTCCACCTGCccctttttgtgttttattatttatttattttattttattttattttattttttatttttttaaagatacaaaagaGATCTTTATCTCTCCAAGAAAGCTCTCTAACAGTGACTGGCCTCGTTCATAAGGTCCTCATTTTCTCTAAGGACCAGAACCACAGGCCTCGGCATTGCCTAATCTACTTGATGAAGGAATTAAAACTGGAAACTAAAGCTTGCTACTCAGCCCCCAtgcctggggtgggtgggggacccTGAAACCCGGAGTGGGGATGGACGCGTGGGGGCGGGGTAGGGGAACTCGTGAGCTGCAGAAGCACCAGCGTGAATGGAAAGGAAGCCAGCTCCGGGTTGGGGCTCAGCAGGCAGTTCTGGATGTCACCTCCTCCCACTGTCTGGTCCTGGccttccccctcctctgctccACATATCAAACCAAGAGTGACTTTTCCAAGATGCCCTTTGACTGGGTGTGCACCATTAGACCTCAGTCCTTGGCTGGAGGAGGCCTTGGATTTCAGTGAGGTGGAGGCGGAGCCTCCAGTGAGGGGGAAGACTTGGAGGCCTGGGGAGCCACTTCCCCAAGTCTGCAGGCCAGAGGCAGCGCATGCTGGTCCAGCGTAAGGATGACCTCCTGCAGCAAGCTTGCAAGCTTTCCTGAACCGAAGTTTTGAGGTCGAGTCTGCCTCCGTCTCCGAGAGCTTCCTCACGTTAGAAGGCTCAACCTCCAACCCTGTGACCCTGCGTCAGAGGATGCTGGCTGCTGGCCACAGCGGCCATCGGAGGCTCCAGAAGCAACAGATCTCCTAGTGCTTGCttgctgcccccgcccccagcagcgCCACTGCAGAGGCCGAGGCCcccttttcatgttttaaatgaaagtatCATTTGCCCACGGTGACAGTCACTACTTTCTGTGTAGGCTCTGAGGGGTTTGACAAGCACATCCATTCGATCCCTTAAAGGTGACATTGGTCCTCTTTgctcctgggctgccctcccctcctctggctcTGGCCTCCTTTGATGCCTGGATGCTGGGTCAGCAGCTGAGGGAACCCCCACCTCAGTGACagcagcctccccgccccccactgccCACACATGTCCTGACCGGGGACCCTGTGCTgagagggggcaggagggtggcCGAATCAGACCTCTGATGCTTCTCCTGAGCAGCAGTGTTCCTGTCCCCTCACCAGGGCCAGCCCCATCCACCCTGCAACTCCACTGCACCCCCACGCCCCTTTGTGCCCTGCACCCACGGTATGAGGATATCCCCGTGCAGGTTGCCGTCCTTTGCGCTCATGCTGTGGATCAAAACCCTGAAGTGCCCCTGGGGTCTGATCAGGTCGGACTTGTTGGAGGCCAGGGCAACGGAGTGCCACCTCCCAGACAGCTGTGGGCAGCGAGAGAACAGAGTGAGTTGGggaccctgccctcccctgccccaccccatgtCCGCAGCCTGTTCACGCTGCGCCCAGGAAAGCCCGTGATGCTGCTGGCGGCTGGCAGATTCAAGGTCAGTCCCCATCTTCCGCCCCCACCCCATCTGGGCCAGTGGACCAGCTGGCGGGGGTGAGCATGAGGAGGAGGCGTGTCCAGGGCTTCTGGCCCTATGGGTCCCAGCTCAGCACTTGCCCCCTCGGCCCCAGCGGATGGTTCATTCCCTTCTAGACTCAGCTTAGGGCTCCTTCCAAGACCCTGGCAGGTGCTCCAGCCCCCATTGTTGCCTTTGGACCCCCTCCCTACTGATCCCCCCCATCATGGACTCCCCCACAGATCTTCCCCTCCACCGTGGACTCCCCCACGTGATCCTCCTGCCATGGACTCCCCAACAGATTACCCCATCATGGGCTCGCCCTATGGCTCATTAACAAATCTCCAAAAGTGGAGTCTAGGCTCCGGTCCTCTGTCTGCCTGGGCCTGCGGTGGTCGGCCAGGGGCAACGGTACCCAGCAGGGTGTCATACAGGGCTGACCAGGGAGTACAGGCCTCAGCCCTGCTTCCTGTGCATGAACTCGGGGGCCACGTATCTGGCTGCCTGAGGCCAAGATTCCTACCCGCAGCCCTGCTCCCTGGAGGACCCATGAGGCTGCCGCCTCAGCCAGGCCACCCACCAACTCCGATGCTCATTCAGGGTGGGGCCACCTCCCGCCCACCGGCCGGCACCCTAATGGGGCTCACCTCCTCTAGGCCTCCCTGGGGCTCCTCATGGTTTCCCTCCTGAGCCTGGAGGCCACAGATCAGTGCCAGGCCCACGGTCAGTAGTAGGAGCTGCATGTCCACAGCACCTTCTGTCTGGGTTTGGCGACAGCTGGAGACTTGCAGGGTCTGGTGACCCGGCCCCGCGGCCTGTCTATATAGCCATGTGGTTGGGGGCGCGGTCAGTGGTGAGGGGCTCCTGTCCTGTCCCCATGGGGAATTGGGGCTCTTCATACTGATGTCTTAATCTTGTTCATAATGTTAGCTCTTGTGTGTTCTCTTCCCTGTTGCATTGGACACCAAAAATATCATGTTCCCATACAGCCAATTTCCAAAATCAACAACCAGCTGTGGGCAGTGCCAACTTCCTGGGCCTGAAGGGTGCCAGCGTCACCTTGGTGTGCCCTCCGTGCCTGCCACGTTGCTGGGACATGGCCCGTGACCAGGTGCTGTGGATGGGGAGACCCCCAGGGCTGAACGGTGGGGTGCAGGAATGGGGGAGCGGAGCTGGAAGCCCACAGCCCTCCATGGGACGAGGTCGGCGACTGAAGTGTGCTGGGGGCTGAATTGTGAGCCCCCCAAAATGCGTCTGTGAAGGTCCTgacccccaggacctcagcatGTGACCTTACTGAAGGCAGCGTCGTTACAGATGTCTTTAGCTGAGATGAAGTCATGCTGGAATGGGGGGGCCTTGATCCCGTATGTCCTGTGGCCTCGTGAACAGGGGCTGCGTGGACACAAGATTCACAGGAGCGGGGAGGGGCCCGGGCAGATCCTTCAGGGGGAATAGCTAGGCCAACACCTCATTCCCAGGCTTTGGCCTCCAGACTGGGAGAGAGGAAATCTCTTCTGTTTAAACCCCGTCTCTAGGCCTTTGTTCCCGCCTGGACTCAATGCCTGACCAGCACTCCCCCCGCTCAGAGGCCACAGCCCTCTGGCTGCCggcctgtcccctctgcctggacAGGAGGGACCCTGCGGCGTCTTCCCTAGGGagctcccagcccagcctccGTGACCGGGTTGCAGAGAGTCACAGGGCCTGGGTTCTGCTCTAACACGCAGGACCCCCAGCCCCCAAAGCTGGGCTGAGAAGGTCCCACGATGAGAAGCAGTTTCCTGTGGCCTGCCTCCCACAGGGCCAGGTTGGCTGAGCGGATGGAGCAGGATCCCATGGTGACCGCTGACCCCCAAGCTTCGCTCGTCCCCACAGTGGTCACCTGTTGACCTCCCAACGTTGTCATGAGCTGCGTGTTTATCCTCTATGATGGACGCTGGGCTCACTGGGAGCTGATAGAGTCAGGGGCGCTGTctgtgggggtgctgggggtcaAACTGGGTACCCCCAAAAGATACTTGAAGTCCTCACCCCCAGGAGCTAAGAATGTGATCTTCCATGGACTGAAGTCTTCACAGACATAATGAAGATGAGGTCGTGCCGGGGTAGGACAGACCCTGAACCTGGGTGCCAGGGGTAGTGCAGGAGGAGAGATACTGGGGCACAGGCGTGTGCGGGGAGGGTGATGGGTGGTAGAGGTGGATGCGGGAGGGAGGTGTCTACCTGCCCAGGACTCCTGGGATTGTTTGCatctccagggcctgggggacacctgggatGAATCCTCTGTAAGAGCTGCCCAAAGGAACCAGCCCCGCTGGCCTGGAAgctggacttctggcctccagaaccgtgaggaGCAAGTTTCTGATGTTTTGAGCCACCCAGCCGGTGGGAACTTGTTCTGGCTGCCCCAGGACATGGGTTCAGAGGATAACCCTGGGCAGAGCCTTGGCCACAACACGGC
The Vulpes vulpes isolate BD-2025 chromosome 2, VulVul3, whole genome shotgun sequence genome window above contains:
- the LOC112935882 gene encoding minor allergen Can f 2, whose translation is MQLLLLTVGLALICGLQAQEGNHEEPQGGLEELSGRWHSVALASNKSDLIRPQGHFRVLIHSMSAKDGNLHGDILIPQDGQCEKVSLTAFKTATSNKFDLEYWGHNDLYLAEVDPKSYLILYMINQYNDDTSLVAHLMVRDLSRQQDFLPAFKSVCEDIGLHKDQIVVLSAEDRCQGSRD